The window ATCGGCGATTACAACTGTATATCGGCGAAAATTAAATTTATCAGCCAAAGTAAACATGATTCGTACACTAAAACCAAAACCAACATAGTAAAAGCAATCACATAGCCATAGCACCCTGTAATAATTCCCCCCCATATAACAAATGCTATGAAAAATATACATCAGGTAAATTTAACACTTCACCACGTTACATTATCAATATTTACACGCACCATGCACCGTGCTATACTTTTTCTGTTTGTGATAAAATTCGACAATCTACATTGTCTGGGGGAATAGAAATTGAAAAAAAGAAGAAAGCCGACGGCGTTAGAGGAGAAACCACTTTTTCATAAAGTGAAAGAGTATATTTACGTTATCATCGGATCGGCTATAGTCGCATTAGCATTTAATTTATTCTTACTTCCGAACAGAGTTGCTTCTGGTGGAGTAAGCGGTATAAGTACGATTACAGAAGCTATCCTTGGCTGGGAACCGGGATACGTACAACTTTCCTTTAACATCCCACTTTTCATTCTCGGAGTGTTCCTGCTTGGAAAACAGTTCGGCTTTAAGTCATTAGTCGGAACTATCATGCTTCCTCTATTTGTACTTTGGACAAGCCACCTCGAACCGGCAACACTTGATCCACTTTTAGGTAGTTTATTTGGTGGTATCGGAGTTGGTTTAGGACTTGGTCTTGTTTTCCGAGGTCGTGCATCAACAGGTGGAACAGACCTTGCAGCGCAAATCATACATAAATATACAGGACTAACTCTCGGTACATGTGTGGCGCTTATTGATGGATTAATTGTTATATCGGCAGCTATCGTTTTCAACATCGAACTGGGTCTTTACGCACTTATCGGTCTTTTTGTAACAAGCAAAACAATTGACTTTGTACAAGTAGGATTAGGCTATTCGAAAACAGCGCTTATCATTACGAATAAAGAGGAAGAAGTTCGTCAAGCTATCCTTACGCAAGTGGATCGTGGAGTAACAAAACTTGCTGCGTACGGTGGTTATACGCAAGATGAACGTCCAATATTGCTTTGTGTAGTTGATCAAACGGAATTCACAAAATTGAAACAAGTGGTGCGAAGCATTGACAATAAAGCATTTGTCGTCGTTATGAACGCTTCTGAAGTACTTGGTGAAGGATTTAAAAGAGAGTAATTTTCTATGAAGTTGGGTATAATATCCTTGAAGTTGGTATATTTTACATTTAACTGATAGGGGGATTCTTTCCAAATGAAGAAGTACTTATTAGCTCTCGTATTAGGTAGTGGAATAGTGGCACTAGCAGCTTGTGGCGGCGGTGGAGACACAACGAACAATGCAGCACCGGGAACAGATGCACCAGCAGCTGGTGGAGACGGTACAGTAGATGTTGCGGCAGCAGAAGCTCTTTACAAACAAAGTTGTGCATCTTGTCACGGCGGTAACTTAGATGGTGGATTTGGTCCAAAGCTTTCACAAGTTGGGTCAAAATACAGCGCTGAGGAAATCGAAAACATCATCGTTAATGGTCAAGGATCGATGCAAGGTGGATTCTTAAAAGGTGACGACGCAACGCTAGTTGCCAATTGGTTAGCTCAACAAAAATAATAGAAAAAGCATAATGTGGCAACTTTGGCCTACATTATGCTTTTTATTTGTACCTGTTTAACCGTTGTTATAATATCCAGATACAGTCATATAGACTACAGTGCCGTCTGACAGTTTCACAATTAATACATCTTTATCTTCCTTTGAAGCATATATCTTGTCACCAACGTCTAAATAATTCGACTCAAAGTTCTGTTTTGGTTTCACTTCTTTTTTTACTTTATTCTTCACTTCGCCAATCTTCACATCTGCCGTAAACTCGTCGTTTAATACCTCACCTTGCCATATGTAATCTTTCCCTTCGACAACTAAAATTCCTGCATAGGAAACTACGTATGAAGAATTACGTTCGGAGTCAAAGTTGCTGCATCCACTTAAAATAATAAAAGCAATGAAAATAGTAACGATATATTTCATTATGAACACCCTCCTATTTCTATATAGACGAAAAAGAATCCTAAAAGTTTCAGTCCGTATTTTCTCTTATAGTAGTATAATTTTCACGTGTATAATTTAC is drawn from Bacillus alkalisoli and contains these coding sequences:
- a CDS encoding YitT family protein encodes the protein MKKRRKPTALEEKPLFHKVKEYIYVIIGSAIVALAFNLFLLPNRVASGGVSGISTITEAILGWEPGYVQLSFNIPLFILGVFLLGKQFGFKSLVGTIMLPLFVLWTSHLEPATLDPLLGSLFGGIGVGLGLGLVFRGRASTGGTDLAAQIIHKYTGLTLGTCVALIDGLIVISAAIVFNIELGLYALIGLFVTSKTIDFVQVGLGYSKTALIITNKEEEVRQAILTQVDRGVTKLAAYGGYTQDERPILLCVVDQTEFTKLKQVVRSIDNKAFVVVMNASEVLGEGFKRE
- the cccB gene encoding cytochrome c551; the encoded protein is MKKYLLALVLGSGIVALAACGGGGDTTNNAAPGTDAPAAGGDGTVDVAAAEALYKQSCASCHGGNLDGGFGPKLSQVGSKYSAEEIENIIVNGQGSMQGGFLKGDDATLVANWLAQQK